The Sediminispirochaeta smaragdinae DSM 11293 genome has a segment encoding these proteins:
- a CDS encoding Hsp20/alpha crystallin family protein, whose amino-acid sequence MKENFVIDLGQILDEVFEATRNFGESFQEEMKRGWNEKVDFYPSYSYPPVNVYITADKSMVLEFALAGFREEDLDLRFQGDYMIFSAKSPNLEPEGEVHYFKRRLKLKAIEAQRYFVPEDKYDREKVKATFINGVLRVVIPPNEIIETKDGIKIEIVREDA is encoded by the coding sequence ATGAAAGAGAATTTCGTCATTGATCTCGGACAGATACTCGACGAGGTCTTTGAAGCCACTCGTAACTTTGGCGAGTCGTTTCAGGAGGAGATGAAACGCGGTTGGAATGAGAAGGTCGATTTTTACCCTTCTTACTCATATCCCCCCGTTAACGTCTACATTACAGCCGATAAAAGCATGGTCCTTGAATTCGCACTTGCGGGATTTCGGGAAGAAGATCTGGACCTTCGTTTCCAGGGAGACTATATGATCTTCTCGGCAAAGAGCCCGAACCTTGAGCCTGAGGGGGAAGTGCATTATTTCAAACGGCGCTTGAAACTCAAAGCGATTGAGGCACAGCGCTATTTTGTTCCCGAAGATAAGTACGACCGGGAAAAGGTAAAGGCAACCTTCATAAACGGCGTCCTTAGGGTCGTCATCCCGCCGAACGAGATCATCGAAACAAAAGATGGAATCAAGATCGAAATTGTCAGGGAGGATGCATAA
- a CDS encoding TIGR00282 family metallophosphoesterase produces the protein MPVRVLYIGEIVGKPGIHCIKKALPLLKEQHRIDFVIANGEGATGGFGIGKNHSIQIHKLGVNVITAGEKVYYKKDMVTHIPKSPYLIRAANFPYGNPGRGWRTYTAGGMKLAVVVLLGQSGFQRVHPANPHLMLPQLASKLREEHDAIIVDFHACTTAEKANLFYRMDGEVAAILGSHTKALSADGRILQGGTAVISDTGRTGSLFGIGGLEPQTEIGKFLTQIPERSKEYWEELELQGAVVEINEKGTANEIYTVRFPVSTENRMEDDS, from the coding sequence ATGCCAGTACGAGTCCTTTACATAGGCGAAATCGTCGGAAAACCCGGCATCCATTGCATAAAAAAAGCCCTCCCCCTCTTGAAGGAACAACATCGTATCGACTTTGTAATTGCCAATGGTGAGGGAGCCACAGGTGGCTTTGGTATTGGAAAAAACCATTCAATCCAGATCCACAAATTGGGAGTCAATGTCATTACGGCCGGTGAAAAGGTCTACTACAAAAAGGATATGGTCACCCATATTCCGAAGTCTCCCTACCTCATTCGGGCGGCCAATTTTCCCTACGGCAACCCGGGACGGGGATGGAGGACCTATACCGCAGGGGGGATGAAACTTGCCGTAGTAGTCCTTCTCGGTCAGTCGGGGTTTCAACGAGTTCATCCGGCAAATCCTCATCTCATGCTCCCTCAGCTGGCTTCCAAACTGAGAGAAGAGCATGACGCGATCATCGTCGATTTTCATGCCTGCACGACGGCAGAGAAGGCAAACCTCTTCTATCGAATGGACGGAGAGGTAGCGGCAATCTTGGGTAGCCACACAAAGGCTTTGTCGGCAGATGGACGAATTTTACAAGGGGGAACAGCCGTTATCAGCGATACGGGCCGAACAGGAAGCCTTTTTGGTATCGGAGGACTCGAACCTCAAACAGAAATTGGCAAATTCCTTACCCAAATCCCGGAACGATCGAAAGAGTATTGGGAAGAGCTGGAGTTACAGGGTGCCGTTGTCGAAATAAACGAAAAGGGAACGGCAAACGAGATTTACACCGTCAGGTTTCCGGTTTCCACCGAAAACCGTATGGAGGATGATTCATGA
- a CDS encoding SoxR reducing system RseC family protein: MTETVTIVSISGRLANVTCLESDSCKGCAGNSFCNAKGRSFEAKVPSELAQSLIPGDKAEVLIPPGKTIFAGFMVLIVPLLLFIAGFLLASILIPDSGEGTQAIMGIIGLGLGFLLAFAYNKLTGTKNLPIVVGKVTE; encoded by the coding sequence ATGACGGAAACAGTAACCATAGTTTCAATTTCGGGACGACTTGCAAACGTCACTTGTTTGGAAAGCGACAGTTGCAAAGGCTGTGCCGGTAATTCATTTTGCAACGCGAAAGGACGCAGCTTCGAAGCGAAAGTTCCCAGCGAACTGGCCCAAAGCCTTATTCCGGGAGACAAAGCCGAGGTTTTGATTCCTCCCGGAAAGACCATTTTTGCAGGATTCATGGTATTGATAGTGCCGCTACTGCTTTTTATTGCGGGATTTCTGCTCGCATCAATTCTGATTCCGGACTCGGGCGAGGGGACTCAGGCTATTATGGGAATTATCGGGCTGGGACTGGGCTTTTTGCTTGCCTTTGCTTACAACAAACTGACGGGAACCAAAAACCTACCCATCGTTGTAGGAAAAGTCACGGAATAG
- a CDS encoding protein-glutamate methylesterase/protein-glutamine glutaminase, whose protein sequence is MICDDSALMRNLVGRMVEKAEGLELVGKAMNGKFLLQKIPRLNPDVIILDLEMPEMNGIEFLKERKRLGIDIPVVILSSIAKRGAKITMEALSLGASDFIMKPSGSVSEDIHLVEKQVVETVYAYGLQYRRSLSVAERKKRDQERPIPSPAERPVRKVERTIIPEILRSELVPGAGKLEPREVASPVARQDAGPLEICAIGISTGGPNALRTVFSELPADFPLPILVVQHMPAGFTLEFARSLDRICALEVKEAEEGDLVKRGRVLIAPGNFHIQVHRRRLAAVVSLSSADPVNGHRPSADVLFESVAEEFGGRALAVIMTGMGRDGARKIGEIHRKGGLTIAQDAASSIVYGMPKVAAELGHIQHIVPLSEMASVLSAKAKEFSASIP, encoded by the coding sequence ATGATATGTGATGATTCGGCTCTGATGAGGAATCTTGTCGGCAGAATGGTGGAAAAGGCGGAAGGGCTTGAGCTTGTCGGGAAAGCAATGAACGGCAAATTCTTGCTCCAAAAAATCCCGCGGCTGAACCCCGATGTGATTATCCTTGATCTCGAGATGCCGGAAATGAACGGTATCGAATTTTTAAAAGAACGAAAGCGACTCGGAATTGATATTCCTGTTGTGATTCTTTCATCCATAGCGAAACGCGGTGCAAAGATAACCATGGAGGCGCTGTCTCTCGGTGCCTCCGACTTTATCATGAAGCCTTCCGGTTCCGTCAGCGAAGACATCCACCTGGTCGAGAAGCAGGTGGTGGAAACGGTGTATGCTTACGGCCTCCAGTACCGCCGGTCTCTGTCGGTTGCCGAAAGGAAAAAACGGGATCAGGAGCGGCCGATCCCCTCTCCTGCCGAACGGCCCGTTCGAAAAGTAGAGCGTACTATCATTCCTGAGATCCTGCGTTCCGAACTTGTTCCCGGTGCCGGAAAACTTGAACCGAGAGAAGTGGCCTCTCCTGTTGCCAGGCAGGATGCCGGACCTTTGGAAATTTGTGCCATCGGTATCTCTACCGGTGGCCCAAATGCCCTGCGTACCGTTTTCTCCGAGCTTCCTGCCGATTTCCCCCTTCCCATTTTGGTCGTCCAGCACATGCCTGCCGGTTTCACTCTGGAATTTGCCAGGAGTCTCGATCGAATCTGCGCTTTGGAGGTCAAAGAGGCCGAGGAAGGTGATCTGGTGAAACGGGGTAGGGTGCTTATTGCCCCTGGTAATTTTCATATCCAGGTGCACAGGCGGCGCCTTGCGGCGGTCGTTTCGCTTTCAAGCGCCGATCCCGTAAACGGCCATCGGCCTTCTGCCGATGTACTTTTTGAGTCGGTGGCTGAAGAGTTCGGAGGGAGGGCTCTTGCCGTCATCATGACCGGAATGGGACGTGACGGGGCCCGGAAGATTGGCGAAATCCACCGCAAAGGCGGACTTACCATTGCTCAGGACGCTGCTTCCAGTATCGTATACGGTATGCCAAAGGTTGCGGCGGAGCTAGGGCATATACAGCATATTGTCCCGCTTAGTGAGATGGCTTCGGTCCTTTCGGCAAAGGCGAAAGAATTTTCCGCCTCTATTCCGTGA